AAATATTACAAAGATTTGCACAATTATCTACCAAGTGTCCACTTTAGTTAAATTACACTATCCGGATGTTGATCTTTAATTTTGTATTCGATGgtaattacattttatatgggttttttaacaaagtttacaaaaatatggcttttttttcaaaaaaaaagttATCTATGGctttttataaatttaatcacttttatggattttttttcttatatttttgtaacaaatccTGATTATGTCATATTTTTATTACTAATGAGAGTTTATTAAAGTAGAAGGGTAATTATgtaattcatttttattttatttgttttaactATTTTAGTTTACCTATTAATTCAAAATTGTCGATCAGAGGTGGATGGAGGTTTGTGATTGTGGCTGGAGTTGATTTTGATCGGATCTTGAGGACATCTTTAAGGATTTTCTGGAGGTGAAATGTGTTGCTGGAGATGAGTGTTCTTGCTGAAGAAAAAATTTATGTTGGGGATGTTTTTGATCGACTCAAATTTCAGTATTGGAGTATTTGCAACTTTAATTACAATAGTACCCTTCTTCTTGgctgatttgttttttttttttctaatatggGATAAATTTtctcataatctgattttttttaattaaatttgtccatACAGACTAAGAAAagtttaattaccatatttttaCACATTAATGtctaaaaagccatatttatgaaaaaatcccATATAAAATCCGTATGCACATGGTCAAAAGCAAAAGTCCTATTGAAGAAGAGTACATATATcttaagagtaatgatatgtgcacccaaaatatacactcaaacatTACATACAGTGATGTGGCAGTTTAACCTAGCCAATCATATTTATTATAATTGGGACTCACTGTTTTAAAAAGTAGTGACACGTCACTATGTGTAATGTTTtagtgtatattttgggtgcacatatcattactcatatatTAACATGATTATGGTTTCTGAATTGAAAATAAATTCAAACCATGTAAATCATTATATCACTATCTTCAACATATTTGTATTATATCATTTCCGATGTAAGATGTAAATTTTATCTTAAATTTGGTTCAATATTTACAATTGTGCTCAAATACACAAGATACAAATTAACACAAAAagtcaataattcatttaatatttattgagaacatacaaaaattattttttttattatttaaattatgtatTCCAAGAAAtttgttataaaaataaataaaatacgaTATATAGTTGATCATTAATTGTCAACTActcaattataataattagtgacaatatagtaaataaaaaaataatatttattgatGTGTCAAAATTGGATCATGTTATATTTTGTACCAAATTTGACACACTTTTTGTAACATCATtcaagttatattttttttataagatgTATTATATATAGTATTGCACAAACTTTTTGGCACTCCATTACATATGCTCTTACTAAGGACAAACAAAATTTTAAGCACAATTATATTCTCGTCTAGAATGTTACcatcataataaaaaaattatttggtgGAATTCACATGCAAAAACGATAAGACAACTAAGTATTAAAAGGATAACATAgtttgttttcttttaaattttttaagaGTTAACTAAATGTATTGGTTGAGTAAATTACGTGCCTAACAAAAACTCAAATCGACTAATGGATATTTTTAACTTAATGGCACCAATAGCAAATGTTTCTATTTTTAGGCTGAAAAAAAAACTTAACCTCAATTAATTTGTATGGTGTTTTAAACTCCTATccaatagatttttttttttttttttttttgggtttatcTTTCAAATGATTTTCATGGTTGGTAACTACTGAGTGGCCCAACATTTATACCAACCAGGTAGCTAATAAACCAGAATGTAGCAAACAGTGACAATTGCATTAATTCTAAAATGGAGCAACAACATCAGCCAGATATCTTTAAGTTGAAAGCAATAGGTTTATAGAAACAAACTGATAAAATGATCTGCTTGAACAATTCTATGTACACAATCGAAGAAAAATAGCCTCCGCTCAACTCTTCTTCTTCATCGGTCCTCACCAACCCTCCTTAAGCATCCGTTCCTTCTCCAAAATATACATTCCTTCTTTATATTTTTGGCTTGGTTCATAAGCCTTCTCCTAAAGTAAATATCATGAGTAAACAGAAGACTTAGTATCAAGGAAGATCCCCCACCACAATGTAAATTAGATACTCAAGTAAGAAAGTGTACTACACAGTTGACACGAATGTAAAtagcaataataataatagtaataaataagtaaCTAGCTTGCTTGTCCTGACCCAGAAAAAGTAAACAGGTAACCAGGGTTCAAAAAAAGTTGTCAAATACAGAACAAGTCTATTAAGCAACTTATCTTTAGCATAACCATTACTTCATTGTAGACAAGAGTAATTTGAAAGTTCACTAAACGAAACCACGCATAAACATCAGCGTACCTCAATCAATATCATAGATCTCTCTAAAAATATTAGCATAACCTTATGAAAAAGTAACATGCATGTACAGGATAGTGAAAACGTATCTTCTATGGTCTATTCATACAACCAAATCACTCAAGCTATCGAGCGGCTTCTCAGAgacaatattttcaaaacacatgCAGTATTCAACAAGAGCATCACCAAAATCATAACCTTTGAAGTGCAATGCAAGAGTTCAAAATCACTTATGAAGGTTGAAAGTTCAAACCACCCGCCTCAattataaaactaaataaaaatctGTATACTTTTCGATCATTTCAAGAAATTGAAGTTGGTATATAATACAAAACAAGTCCAAACTAAATAGAATTCTCCAACTTACATATCTCCAGCCCAGAATCTGTTGGCAGGAGCTGCAGTAGATGTCATTCACAGTATGCAAACCGCTAATGAGATTTCGCTCTTCGGAAGGCCCAAGCGATATGTTTACCCTGGAAATGCTTAGTAGTTAGTCATGAACACTTTGACTTGCAGGCCTTGGTCATTGCCAAATCCATCAGAGCGTCAAACCTGAATCACATCAATTCAATGCATATAGAGTCTCACCTAGATTCTTACATGGACACCCAAAAAGCAATGCTGTGATGTGAATAAATGAGGGGTGTTGAATGATGCCAATCCAAGAACTCACCATTGAGAACAGAACACCCCtttaatataacaacatcaaAAGTTTCAACAAAGCAAAGCCAAATTAAAATACAGAGCTTGCGTGACAACATTTTATGcgtttgattttttaatttatacaAAAAGAAATGCGGTCAGACTTGTTCCGTAACAACATTTTCAAGCATCCTAAACCAAACAAACAAACCAAAGGCTCCCAAAGCGATACAAGCAAATTAGAGAAAATTGAATCCCTCATAAGTACATACAAAACTATATTCAtaaaaaggtaaaaaaaaaagaaattataaaCGAAAAACAGTCACAAAGAACTACACGTAGTGAAATTCATAACTTGTGtacaaataaaaaatgataataaaaaaaaatcccaaaaatcaaaatcaaaacttGCAGTATCAGAtaattgaaattttttgaaacaaaagatatgaaggaaaaaaaaaaacaggggGCAAAAGGGGCTTACGCATGTCTGAAAAGGTAGGCTCTGCCGAAACGACCTTGAAAATCCTTGGAAACGATGTCGCCATGGGAAGCGGAGTCAACCTTGCAAAACTTGCACTTGAAGATCTTGTGCCCACTCAGCGATTCAATATATAGTCTCCCCATGATATCTCCTAACCTTTGCCCTAAGACCGATGCTAAAAGGGACTACGAGCTTTGGTTCTTCCTCGTCTATGGATTCTAATCTAAACGATCAAGATTCTTTTAAATATCTTAttcaatttaaatttatataaaatagATGTTTGTGCTGGAAGGGATCACGCCGTTTTGGTCAGACAGAGTACAGCTTAGGGAAGTTCGCTGAATGCGTGACTGTGCCATGAAATAGTTAAACAACCACTAATGCAATGACATGTCCATATCAAAAAGGGATATTTCTGTCATTTCAGCTTTATGTGGGCCCAATATATTCCAATTGTCATTATTActattttcccaaaaaaaaatttgggtaCTTTTTTCTTTGGTTTCCAAACAATCTTCGCCATTGGTTGGAATGAGATCtaattattctaaatttttaGGTAAATTTCAGACTCCATGCATagtaaaaattttaatatattatttatcgTAAAAATTCTTCTTACTAATGTGCCCTTACTATATTAGGGACAAAAATACCATTTCAGTTAAAAATATCAGATTTAATACTTCACACATTTATttctatctctctttctctcctccATCACACTAGACCAATTTTACACCAACCCAACTTGAAATAGTCGAATATATTGAACTGAGCTGTAATATTTTGACTGCTCTGTAACATCCCGAATTtcttaatatggcttagtgcctaaattaaggggccgggaggcaataattgagttaatatgtgaattatattataatataattatgtttgtattttaaaaatattaaatatgtgtatgtgggctcTTTTCTTATAAGAATGATacattagtaatttgacccgtttgggGTATAAATTTGAATATgtgattgtgtgattgagaccacattattatgtggatatatttgggttacttgacgaGAGGCGATCTCGATGAgtaagttagcggaaaagtcacaacggggttttaatacccggctcggggtaagcttaggggtatttgATTGATTTAGTATATTACTGGGTACTAGTGGGTAATGGAAGATTTAATGGTCACTATTTTGTGGAAGTTGGGGATTTAGAGAAACACTTGAGGATTTACTGGAAGTGGCAattgacggaattgcccttgaggtCATTAAAGGACTTAAATTGGTGGAAGGGCAATTTGGACTTTTGGTAAAAGGGATATATGACTTAGGCAGCTTGAATCTAGACTTATTCAGAAAGAAAACAAAGAACGAAAACTCTCTTTCCCGtagctctctccctctctttctctctttggaaAATTGGGGGATTTTGGATAATTGAAGGAGCAAAACATAGGAGGTTGGGGATTTGGTGTTCAAGACTAAACTAGGAGCAGCTTGGGAGCATAAGACaaccatttgaggtaagaattactCTGAACTTTAATATTAAATTCAGTTAGTTGAAGCTTTTCTAGAACTATTAGGTTTGGGTTTGAAtcttggggattttgatgagttgtaTCATGATTATTAGTTGGGTTTTACTGGTGGGAATGAATATATAAGGTGTGGTAAGTGAATTGAAGGATTGGGATGAAATTAGGtaggttttggctgggttcggctaaaggaaacccagaaatttctgggtacGTGGTGATGAGCCGCGGCTCTTTTATGGTGAGCTGCGGCCTACGAAGAGGATTTTGAACCAGCAGGGCTCGGATGCAGGGGCGTGCCGCGACGCgcgttggtttccagggaggccgagcctttggaattagaggcgggccgcggctcgggtgtgaggggtcgcggctcttaaggggaaaATTGACCTTAATGGGTTTTTTAGGTTGGAAACTTAGCCGTttgggcttgggatcgattctacttccttgataagtggaattcgatgtcccggagccTAAGGGTTGGTCTGGGATTTGTTATTTACCTGTaattgatgggaacttccttattacggttgtgactaggttttcgctaagggcttggaTCGGGGATCGTACTCAGTGGGTCGTCACTAATAACCTACAtacggaccagaggtaagaaaactgcacctgttatgtgaatgcttgattagagcttagttaaggtattgaacatgattataattatgttgcgaaTGTCTGATTAGGTATGCTGTAATGTGCATAATtgtgattatgcttatgattgttgagttaatgtattataatgcattgtgtgactATTTGATAAGTATGCTATGTGAAACATGTGAttgtctgttatgactgtgaagtTTAGTTTATAAGCTAGGGTATCATTAGGATGTTAAGTggagatcaacttattagttgagaatatgatgggtTCTAGGAGATCCATATTAGTTGagaatcccaaggcttcaacttataagttggaggcacgtggtggcttgacttataagtcaaggccataaggaacttagtttataagttaagattggcataatgcacgtggagtgcaggccaccatggctgggccaccctgggagtgcaacatgcacttgactggctcggatgccaacaacttgaaagaaagtgcgacatgcacttgtgtgactctatagtctccAATTGAGTTTAATGAATGCGctggattcagttattactgtttgatggttgttttattcactAAATTGTtgattatattttcttgctgagtcttctggctcacaggtgctttgtggtgcaggtaaaggtaaagagaagctcaaccagccatgagtcagagggcattagcagtggtatgtacatatgcagtccgctcgacaaccacggccgagatgctcagaggaactagggttaaacccaacttTTGCCGCTCAGGACGGCTCATTGTAtaatctgagttttgtaataCGCTTTTAAactaacatttttgggatcccatgtaaagaacttatCTTAACTTAGTGGAAATGTTTATGagatgatcaaaagtttttaatacccaaaccttagtggcttaattacatatttagtccaaatgacttgttagtaagtccagcactagtttcaaaacacacctggtaatggaccctaattagcagggcgttacatgcTCGGATATGGAAGTTTCATTTCATATGAAAAAATTGTCATTCTTGGCGTTTTAGAAgagaaaaaatcatgggtaagtatcatcttattctatttacttgtgaATATGAAATGTCATGGTTATATATTAATTTCAAACTAATCTGGTATTGTGTGTGGtattttttatgcattttttgaTATGTTCTTCGGATATGGTAGAGCTGGAAATCGGTGGACTGCCAATCAAAATCGATggtaaatcaaatttaaattgatGGCATTTCGATGGTACTTCGATGCCCTACTAATGTCTCGTCGATTCTATTTCGATGTTGAGGCGAAcatataatttagatgttattttttatataatatcgatggtatatcgatgccatatatgttgatGTGGTTCAACATCCATATGGCATCGATATACAATCGAAATGGAATCGTGTACAGATAGCGACCATCAACATCGATTATGCATTGAAATGTCATCGATGTGACATCAATGTTACACTGCAATACATGTAGCGTTATATAGGCATTGATTGTTCATCGATTTATCATagattttactttatttttatacttttcttatgttttttttgtttgtaaatttGCAGGTTCCAAAGCTAATATcattgtttcttacaacggtgtttgggaacaAAAAGGAGAGAAATGAAATTTCAAAGCTGGTTTGAACACTATAATACATGTATCAATTGATGTTGATTACATATAATTGTTGGAGAAGTTGTATTCGAACCTGAAAGTGGATAGGTCATTGTTTGACTTAAAGTTGGAAGTTTCGTTTACATGCAATGATTTTAGCTTAGATCCCATTGAAATCACGGATGATGAAGGAGTGAGTGATCTTATTCTTGATAGTTTGAAGTCCTTAAAACATTGGGTTCCTTTATGCGTTAGTTCGATTGCAAAGAACATTGATCTtcttgatccatctcctagagcgagTGTTAATAAGGAAAATCATAATCAATCATGCACGATTGTTCCACAAACAACTCATGGGCCAAGTGTATGCATGGGAGGTCCTAGTCAAAATGAAACTTTTTTTCCACCAACAAATCTCCCACATGATGATGGGTGTGAGTACGAGCCTTATGTCAATGACCATCCAGTTGCCCATTTgggtgatgatgatgaaagagttGAGGGGTGCAGTAGTTCTGATGATAACTCAGAGGATCAGTTGTCGATGCCACATGTGGAGCAAGTGGATAATTTAAATGTACGACCATTGCCAAGACGTCAAGAAAGCCAAGGACGCAGGACTCTTGGCTCAGAGAGCAGTCGTCCAACTACACAAGATGAAAgaaatagatggagttctccgtgttaggattaatgccctaaaagcatgtgaagacattttattggttttaaataaaaatacaattttattatatttgaatattatgattattgtttgaattaattatatattaatatcaagaaaattccatattcattcatgagaatatgatcttgtatttgtACGAaaaaattaagatcatatataatgaataaaatagtcaataacacattaaagtaaggaatctttaatgaatgattactagtacggtttgctaatcatacaagatgcaagtcatctagattcagattactgatgtggatagacatcttagtaaatgtgatgtatataatagagattatacatGACAGGACCGATgggaattaattatctttataaactcgtcctttgacgtaaagatttaattcttatcataatagatgatcatttgtagatcaatctaaatcctgagtattcatgaactcctgctcatgtttattggatcttttgattcactggttaaggtctcttagaataatgaggctaatggcttttgttttggagattcaatatcatggatggctaggaacatgaattacaataatagaatccatgctttcctaacggatcgaatattggttcccttaagggttgattttggaactgaatagttattgagatcaaatgtataattagattatatattaattattcactagtgaattaatgaaacttaaggatcaagagataATTAGATGGGTACAATGGTagttttgaccagctctaattaacgaaccaataatggaggacaaaactacatatattgattatattaatggactacaagagaaaactctgtaaatataattctataaatacttagaatgCAATTCCATATATatggtggagtaatcatggaattaataaatacgattattagattaaagagtttaattaataaattggtttattggagtttcgtattataggtccatggtccccagatcacctttgtcctacactgtcaagggtaaggatgtcaaaagaaagagtTGTAAatagaaatgactaaattgcaaaggaattaattttccaaggcaaggaaataattatgtgataattatgggtagttgattaattatgaattaattaattatttaattatatagtttttattttgaaaaaactataggttaaaattaatattaatcttgttttgattaatataaagagagaataataaatatcttatttataatatgatatttatttatttaatttaaaactgatattttaagataaaattaattttgaattaactgataattatgttgtgataaatatattgtcttaaagattgattaaacaaacaaatgagaaaatcagagaAACCTGATACAAgcttgggcgacacacactgtattgtacagtgtgtggtgcctagcatcagggatttaatccctgggatttgaattttaaataattttatttaatcagttattcaattattctttttaaatatgatttaaataaataattaaatgaaaatatctaatcagatttaatctgaattatattttaattaaataaatattatttaattagattaaatatctttataagtcttaTAGTATGTGACTTTCATAATAAGgcttgattattattttgaaaaataaaaagatagactctctctctaaagcgatagttttctctaaacctgaaaactattctaaaccttctctctctatcaaaactctctagatctcatgtgttgagtacatctagggagtcacataaatcaaccttttgaatcctatgttccctcacacgtccttgtgtgtttgaggattggtctggaagatcagggtgtgagatttcaaaacactggataggaagatcgttgatttctACAAAaagactgtaatgccccaaatttcctaataagatttatgaccttgattaggaggccgggagggccataattgatttatcatgttattaaatgattatgtgcatgtttatgtgtattaattatgcatgtgaacccatttctgattaattgggtgattttcatattttggccatttcgggcatatttggcatatatgtgatatgtgtgtggtgctttattattatttggttacgctagggttacttagcacgagacgatcctaggaggtaagctagtggattagtcacaatgggatttatacttgactcggagtgagtcgagggatatttagcacattactgggttattgggtaatgggaataagtatttgatgataaattgggagttagtaagatcagggggaaattctggaggtgttgactatttttccccgggagatgttttcgggaccccgagcattaggatttgtttaaggctacttaagcttgaagtaaccttctaagaaataaaaagaacgttcagtaggttctctctccctctaagttccattttcgtctcccgatcgcattttcgaaggaaatttGAGTTCTACGACTCGAATTCAAGAGAGGATCGAGGCAttgcgatcctagggaagattagaagcttattagccggaggatttagttggaatcagctcaatcagaggtaattcaacttttaagttctaagttttttaaagtttttaagcttgaattggtctttgtattttgatgagttttcgattgaattgaagcttgggttttatgggttttggatcatggggatgtttgggaactttgatttttgagtttggagatgtttggataggtttttggaaggttttaaaatggagaaatcggggaaaaatggctggttcgaggttgggctacgaccctgttcttgggcgcagcggcccaggctcgatgaagTAGGTGAAGGTTGCTGAAggattctgggggccgcggcacttaGTGCTGATGCCTGATGTTGGCACCTCTGTTTTGGTTGGGGGCCGCGGTTCAGTGAGTTGGGGCCACGGCGCTTGAGGGCATTTGTGGTCGAAGTGATGTTTtgagcttgggaactcaaaccttaggcctcgggatcgttcctactacctggtttagtgggattcgatgtcccagaggctaggtcttggttctgaGATTAGgatttagaacttgaactcattggttcatcgtttatggttgtaactaggttatcactagaggcttggaatcaggatcgtgcttgtcgctcgtttattggtaacatgtgcttggaccaaaggtaagaaatctgcaccccatatgtgacatgcatggttattcttgatgcatgttagatgtttaaatatgatgcacaagaaacatgtgattagagcatgccatgaatgttgaatatgagattgatcagagcttgagtctctgtgtttgtgcatgatcataattatgctagcaattgttaagtaaacatgttgaatgccctacttttggatatttgacatatgatatatgcctggtagcattgcttactgtagcacccacattattttgatatatatagccaataatcacatgatttcattgcattacatatcatacaatatgtataatttgagcatatgcatattcttataagtgttttcatgtataagtataaaagttgtgtatgtgatgtctatatgtatgctcaatattattaaccttgtggcatttgagttgtcttttatgggtgtttgatgtgctcaagatataagaaagtatgaaaaatatggacaaggcatggaattaagtgttgaaagtgagatatagaaggcaaaataggttaagtagtggaaaatagtacaatgtcgattactagtatttcggtgtaaaattgagtatttatggatttaccaaatgtaatcgaggtaggattaaggtctcattgatgatgtaaaaatggttttagaaccattagatcaattcttgatgggaggtatacataatcagtggtatggatgcaaagtcaaaacgagcttagcataagtgcgctacgctcgatcgggtaagcataactattgggtatgaagtcatatggacctaaggtttggtgtgagtgttttacacataaggataataggcctagcagatgattaagtcgaaattattgaagtgataaggttttcataagtcaaaaggtgaaatgatgagatgaaaggtgtcaacttttgacaataaggctaaatcattgaaaataaggaattttcatcaaaccttatcactttgcacgaccattattctgaaaaacagagagaaaagaaaaccaaaaaccattcttggctggtttgaagaaattctaaggagatccaagtgaaagcaaagccaaagaagtagattaagcttagttctagcctttttatggtaagttcttgtacttggaagttaaactatgtttttgaatttttctgagaacttatatatggtgttttatcatttttaagatatttcttggggtttccaagtggtttgaggtttagaaaagcttgaagagattgttttcgccgaaaagttgctcggtaagtgaaattttgtgttttatgaggtttttggggttcttggagtacaagatgatttttggttatttgattgagtttataagagagtatatatgtttataaatgtttgaatatatgtggagactcatttaatttgggtgatgatctaggagataagaattttatcaaaatcggtatatgataactttatgatgaatcatgttggtatttgggatatatggttatggcaggttaattgatgttgattattggtgtattttgatatttgaggatagttaaaattaaggggaaactctgtcaaaatttccccaaatgtctaagataaatctaatgctcgatctaggtggtttaaggcattttaggcatgttttgggtatgaaatttgatatgaagtcttatgggtattttttaaatgagagttcaatgtattactgccatcattatgatgagaaatccatgctattgtcaggataagcacatcaatacctaagacatcacttgttacacggtgaaatatattgtggacaaaaggtaagtaaagtactcaactgcaacacaagaattatgtgttatgtgaaagtatgcattatatgaatat
This genomic interval from Humulus lupulus chromosome 8, drHumLupu1.1, whole genome shotgun sequence contains the following:
- the LOC133794778 gene encoding putative yippee-like protein Os10g0369500, which encodes MGRLYIESLSGHKIFKCKFCKVDSASHGDIVSKDFQGRFGRAYLFRHAVNISLGPSEERNLISGLHTVNDIYCSSCQQILGWRYEKAYEPSQKYKEGMYILEKERMLKEGW